A region of Nocardioides alkalitolerans DNA encodes the following proteins:
- a CDS encoding bile acid:sodium symporter family protein, with protein MNDSLLTIGLPIALAVIMFGLGLTLTVGDFLRIGRDPKPVVLSLGAQLLLLPVICFGLVLAFDLEPLLAVGMMLLAASPGGTTASLFSHLFRGDVALNITLTAVNSLIAIVTLPLVVNLALGYFEPGGPDSLGLQFGKTLQVFAIVLVPVLVGMTVRHRAPAFAERADRPVRIASAVVLVVVIVGALLADDDVDEYLAQVGVVTALFCAISLALGYLIPRAAGIDARQSLSSCFEVGLHNSTLAITVALSVLGNETLAVPAAVYGVLMFPLAVVAGVVLRRRVAREPEPARMA; from the coding sequence ATGAACGACTCGCTCCTGACCATCGGCCTGCCGATCGCGCTCGCCGTCATCATGTTCGGCCTCGGCCTGACCCTGACGGTCGGCGACTTCCTCCGCATCGGCCGCGACCCCAAGCCGGTCGTGCTGTCGCTCGGGGCCCAGCTGCTCCTGCTGCCCGTGATCTGCTTCGGCCTCGTGCTCGCGTTCGACCTCGAGCCGCTGCTGGCCGTGGGGATGATGCTGCTGGCGGCCTCGCCGGGCGGCACGACGGCCAGCCTGTTCTCCCACCTCTTCCGCGGCGACGTCGCCCTCAACATCACGTTGACGGCGGTCAACTCCCTCATCGCGATCGTGACGCTGCCCCTGGTGGTCAACCTCGCGCTCGGCTACTTCGAGCCCGGGGGGCCCGACAGCCTCGGTCTCCAGTTCGGCAAGACGCTGCAGGTGTTCGCGATCGTGCTCGTCCCGGTCCTCGTCGGCATGACCGTGCGTCACCGGGCCCCGGCGTTCGCCGAGCGCGCCGACCGCCCGGTGCGCATCGCGTCGGCGGTGGTGCTCGTCGTGGTCATCGTCGGCGCGCTGCTCGCCGACGACGACGTGGACGAGTACCTCGCCCAGGTCGGCGTCGTGACGGCGCTCTTCTGCGCGATCAGCCTCGCGCTGGGCTACCTGATCCCGCGGGCGGCGGGGATCGACGCGCGCCAGTCGCTCTCGTCGTGCTTCGAGGTGGGCCTCCACAACAGCACGCTCGCCATCACCGTCGCCCTCAGCGTGCTGGGCAACGAGACGCTCGCGGTGCCGGCCGCCGTCTACGGCGTGCTGATGTTCCCCCTCGCCGTGGTGGCCGGGGTGGTGCTGCGCCGACGGGTCGCGCGGGAGCCGGAGCCGGCGCGGATGGCCTAG
- a CDS encoding ADP-ribosylglycohydrolase family protein, with protein sequence MDLTPDQIDRAAGVLLASAAGDALGAGYEFDSAPLPAPDEAPRMIGGGLGGFAPGEWTDDTAQAVAIAEVAATGADLRTEAALDRVAQRFADWYAANPPDVGIQTRAVLEAAGRHPSAATMRAAADAVHARTGRSAGNGSLMRTGPVALAHLDDPAALVTAAYAVSALTHHDPLAGEAAAAWCLLVRHAVLEGTLDDARSELRHLPDDARRRWSAMLDEAEAQPPRTFTSNSWAGGALQAAWSSVVQTPVPVDRPADHLQHALGTAIRIGGDTDTVAAIAGALLGARWGAAAVPDAWTRLLHGWPGNGPASGVDAGRLVGLARSAVRHGVPGPDGR encoded by the coding sequence ATGGACCTGACGCCCGACCAGATCGACCGCGCCGCGGGGGTGCTGCTCGCGAGTGCCGCGGGCGACGCGCTGGGGGCGGGGTACGAGTTCGACTCCGCGCCCCTGCCCGCGCCCGACGAGGCGCCGCGCATGATCGGCGGCGGCCTCGGCGGCTTCGCACCCGGAGAGTGGACCGACGACACCGCCCAGGCCGTCGCCATCGCGGAGGTCGCGGCCACCGGGGCCGACCTGCGCACCGAGGCCGCCCTCGACCGGGTCGCGCAGCGCTTCGCCGACTGGTACGCCGCGAACCCGCCCGACGTCGGCATCCAGACGCGCGCCGTGCTGGAGGCGGCGGGCCGGCACCCGTCGGCGGCGACCATGCGCGCGGCCGCCGACGCCGTGCACGCGCGGACGGGACGTTCGGCCGGCAACGGCTCCCTCATGCGCACCGGCCCCGTGGCCCTCGCGCACCTGGACGACCCGGCGGCGCTGGTCACCGCGGCGTACGCCGTCAGCGCGCTGACCCACCACGACCCTCTCGCCGGGGAGGCGGCCGCCGCCTGGTGCCTCCTCGTGCGGCACGCGGTGCTGGAGGGCACCCTCGACGACGCCCGGTCGGAGCTGCGGCACCTCCCGGACGACGCGCGGCGCCGCTGGTCGGCGATGCTGGACGAGGCGGAGGCGCAGCCCCCGCGCACGTTCACGAGCAACTCCTGGGCGGGCGGCGCGCTCCAGGCGGCGTGGTCGTCCGTGGTGCAGACGCCGGTCCCCGTGGACCGGCCCGCCGACCACCTGCAGCACGCGCTCGGCACGGCGATCCGGATCGGGGGCGACACCGACACCGTGGCCGCCATCGCCGGCGCGCTCCTCGGTGCCCGGTGGGGTGCGGCGGCCGTACCGGACGCGTGGACCCGCCTCCTGCACGGGTGGCCTGGCAACGGTCCGGCGTCGGGCGTCGACGCCGGGCGCCTCGTCGGGCTCGCGCGGAGCGCGGTCCGCCACGGGGTCCCCGGGCCCGACGGCCGCTAG
- a CDS encoding MarR family transcriptional regulator, translated as MGRTEDELLRCLGVEVMRLAARRSTTYDGAVLDYSAFRILWRLVERGPLSLSALAEDLQLERSTVSRQVSAAVARGLVARGADADLRSRHVRPTEAGLAAYRNDVAARARVWGAAVEEVGAERAAGLAEELRRFNDALDRAHGDV; from the coding sequence GTGGGACGCACCGAGGACGAGCTGCTGCGCTGCCTCGGCGTGGAGGTCATGCGGCTCGCGGCGCGCCGCTCCACGACGTACGACGGGGCGGTGCTCGACTACTCGGCGTTCCGCATCCTCTGGCGCCTGGTCGAGCGGGGTCCGCTGAGCCTGTCCGCGCTGGCGGAGGACCTGCAGCTGGAGCGGTCCACGGTGAGCCGTCAGGTCAGCGCCGCGGTGGCGCGGGGGCTGGTCGCGCGGGGCGCCGACGCCGACCTGCGCAGCCGGCACGTGCGTCCGACGGAGGCGGGGCTCGCGGCGTACCGGAACGACGTCGCCGCCCGCGCCCGGGTGTGGGGCGCCGCCGTGGAGGAGGTGGGGGCCGAGCGCGCCGCCGGCCTCGCGGAGGAGCTCCGGAGGTTCAACGACGCGCTCGACCGCGCGCACGGCGACGTCTGA
- a CDS encoding MFS transporter, translating into MSHPDRTTGRGPLAAVVVLCFGGLSAALTQTLVIPIQSELPGLLGTSAANAAWVVTITLLAGGVAMPVAGRIADLVGKQRVLVASAGVLVLGSLVCALSDSLAPVLAGRALQGIAMGFIPVGISLMREVTPPHLTGTATAAMSATLGVGGAIGLPLSAWIVEVGDWHTLFWVASGISVVVLVLTWALVPHVHDARGGRLDVPGAVGLAIGLVSLLVGISKATSWGWGDARTLGAILAGVVVLLAWGAFELRQDDPLVDLRTSARLPVLMTNVAAVAIGFGMMAQSIVVPQLLQLPSLTGYGLGQSILAAGLWMAPAGLMMMVFAPISSRMMGSLGAKKTLMTGALVLGLGYVAALFLMDAPWQLLIASCISSAGVGIGYAAMPTLILDAAPPREAAAAVGLNSLMRSLGTTLAAAVMGTILTSSTTSFGPGVELPALSAFQWCFAAGAVAAALGVALAAFIPARDDATTVQPAPPVPAGDRA; encoded by the coding sequence GTGTCCCACCCCGACCGCACGACCGGCCGCGGCCCCTTGGCCGCCGTCGTCGTGCTCTGCTTCGGCGGCCTGTCCGCCGCCCTGACCCAGACCCTCGTCATCCCGATCCAGTCCGAGCTGCCCGGCCTCCTCGGCACGAGCGCCGCGAACGCGGCGTGGGTCGTCACCATCACCCTGCTGGCCGGCGGGGTCGCGATGCCCGTCGCCGGACGCATCGCGGACCTCGTGGGCAAGCAGCGGGTGCTCGTCGCCTCCGCGGGCGTGCTCGTCCTGGGGTCCCTCGTCTGCGCGCTCTCCGACTCCCTCGCCCCGGTGCTCGCCGGACGAGCGCTGCAGGGCATCGCCATGGGCTTCATCCCCGTCGGCATCTCCCTGATGCGCGAGGTCACCCCGCCGCACCTCACCGGCACGGCGACGGCCGCGATGAGCGCGACGCTGGGCGTGGGCGGTGCGATCGGGCTCCCGCTCTCGGCCTGGATCGTCGAGGTGGGCGACTGGCACACCCTCTTCTGGGTGGCCAGCGGGATCTCCGTCGTGGTCCTGGTCCTGACGTGGGCCCTCGTGCCGCACGTGCACGACGCCCGGGGCGGCCGTCTCGACGTGCCGGGGGCCGTGGGCCTGGCGATTGGGCTCGTGTCGCTGCTGGTCGGCATCTCCAAGGCCACCAGCTGGGGCTGGGGCGACGCCCGCACCCTGGGCGCCATCCTGGCCGGCGTCGTCGTGCTCCTCGCGTGGGGCGCCTTCGAGCTGCGCCAGGACGACCCGCTGGTCGACCTGCGCACCAGTGCTCGCCTCCCCGTCCTCATGACGAACGTGGCGGCCGTCGCGATCGGCTTCGGCATGATGGCCCAGTCGATCGTCGTCCCCCAGCTGCTCCAGCTGCCCTCCCTCACGGGCTACGGGCTCGGCCAGAGCATCCTGGCGGCCGGCCTCTGGATGGCGCCCGCGGGCCTGATGATGATGGTGTTCGCGCCGATCTCGAGCCGGATGATGGGCAGCCTCGGGGCGAAGAAGACGCTCATGACGGGCGCGCTCGTGCTGGGGCTGGGCTACGTGGCGGCGCTCTTCCTCATGGACGCCCCGTGGCAGCTGCTCATCGCGTCGTGCATCTCCTCGGCGGGCGTCGGCATCGGCTACGCCGCGATGCCCACCCTGATCCTCGACGCTGCACCCCCGCGCGAGGCGGCCGCCGCGGTGGGCCTGAACTCCCTCATGCGCTCGCTCGGCACGACGCTCGCCGCCGCGGTCATGGGCACGATCCTCACCAGCAGCACGACGTCGTTCGGTCCCGGCGTCGAGCTCCCCGCGCTGAGCGCCTTCCAGTGGTGCTTCGCCGCCGGAGCCGTGGCCGCCGCCCTGGGCGTCGCGCTGGCCGCGTTCATCCCGGCCCGCGACGACGCGACGACGGTCCAGCCCGCGCCGCCGGTCCCCGCGGGCGACCGCGCCTGA
- the tyrS gene encoding tyrosine--tRNA ligase: MSTHANVLDDLEWRGLVANSTDRDALHEHLGTGSVRYYVGFDPTAPSLHLGNLVQILTARRLQEAGHTPYLLVGGATGLIGDPRDSGERTLNSADTVKEWVERLRAQLERFLDFDGPNAATMVNNHDWTASLSTIDFLRDIGKHFPVNRMLARETVKRRLESGISFTEFSYVLLQSMDYLNLYRDHGITLQFGGSDQWGNLTGGVELVRRADGGHVHAFSTPLITKADGTKYGKSEGGALWLDPEMLSPYAFYQFWLNVEDAKVGELLRVFTFLDHEEIETLEAESAEKPYLRLGQKALAAHVTTLVHGAEETARIEAASAALFGGGDLTALPGTTLGAALREAGAVTAPAGEGRLAIVDLLVAAGLAKSKGEARRTVGEGGAYLNNERVTDPDLVPGPEHALDGGWLVLRRGKKNLAGVELV; the protein is encoded by the coding sequence TTGTCCACGCACGCGAACGTCCTCGACGACCTGGAGTGGCGCGGTCTCGTCGCGAACTCCACGGATCGTGACGCCCTCCACGAGCACCTGGGCACGGGCAGCGTCCGCTACTACGTGGGCTTCGACCCGACCGCCCCCAGCCTGCACCTGGGCAACCTGGTGCAGATCCTCACCGCACGGCGTCTCCAGGAGGCGGGCCACACGCCGTACCTGCTGGTGGGCGGAGCCACCGGGCTCATCGGCGACCCCCGTGACTCCGGGGAGCGCACGCTCAACAGCGCTGACACCGTCAAGGAGTGGGTGGAGCGGCTGCGGGCGCAGCTCGAGCGCTTCCTCGACTTCGACGGGCCGAACGCGGCGACGATGGTGAACAACCACGACTGGACGGCGTCGCTCTCGACGATCGACTTCCTGCGGGACATCGGCAAGCACTTCCCGGTCAACCGGATGCTGGCGCGCGAGACGGTGAAGCGCCGGCTGGAGTCGGGCATCAGCTTCACGGAGTTCAGCTACGTGCTGCTGCAGTCGATGGACTACCTGAACCTCTACCGCGACCACGGGATCACGCTGCAGTTCGGCGGCTCCGACCAGTGGGGCAACCTCACCGGCGGCGTCGAGCTGGTGCGTCGCGCCGACGGGGGGCACGTCCACGCGTTCTCCACGCCGCTCATTACGAAGGCGGACGGCACGAAGTACGGCAAGTCGGAGGGCGGCGCCCTCTGGCTCGACCCCGAGATGCTGTCGCCCTACGCCTTCTACCAGTTCTGGCTCAACGTCGAGGACGCCAAGGTCGGGGAGCTCCTGCGGGTGTTCACCTTCCTCGACCACGAGGAGATCGAGACCCTCGAGGCCGAGAGCGCGGAGAAGCCCTACCTGCGTCTGGGGCAGAAGGCGCTCGCCGCCCACGTGACCACGCTCGTGCACGGCGCCGAGGAGACCGCCCGCATCGAGGCGGCCTCCGCCGCCCTCTTCGGCGGCGGCGACCTGACCGCTCTCCCCGGTACGACGCTGGGTGCGGCCCTGCGCGAGGCGGGGGCCGTCACGGCTCCTGCCGGTGAGGGCCGGCTCGCCATCGTCGACCTGCTGGTCGCCGCCGGGTTGGCGAAGAGCAAGGGGGAGGCCCGGCGCACCGTGGGGGAGGGCGGGGCCTACCTCAACAACGAGCGCGTCACCGACCCCGACCTCGTGCCGGGACCGGAGCACGCCCTCGACGGGGGATGGCTCGTGCTGCGCCGGGGGAAGAAGAACCTGGCCGGCGTCGAGCTGGTCTGA
- a CDS encoding DUF4031 domain-containing protein: MILIDEPQVPWRGRWWSHLASDTSFAELHAFAATLGVPERAFDGDHYDVPAELYDAAVAAGAVEVRSRELVARLSAAGLRRRKTRRGRGEVSR; encoded by the coding sequence GTGATCCTCATCGACGAGCCCCAGGTGCCCTGGCGCGGGCGGTGGTGGTCGCACCTGGCGTCCGACACGTCCTTCGCCGAGCTGCACGCGTTCGCCGCGACGCTCGGGGTCCCGGAGCGGGCGTTCGACGGCGACCACTACGACGTGCCCGCCGAGCTGTACGACGCGGCCGTCGCCGCGGGTGCCGTCGAGGTGCGGAGCCGTGAGCTCGTGGCGCGGCTGTCGGCCGCGGGCCTGCGCCGTCGCAAGACGCGCCGCGGGCGGGGCGAGGTCAGTCGCTGA
- a CDS encoding alpha/beta hydrolase, with protein MVHSPLVHTRRGTGDTVVLIHGIGHRRQAWGPVFDRLSERYDVIAVDLAGFGESAPFPPGVPYTMDVACQHLAEQFAEWGLDRPHVVGNSLGGAIALELASRHLVSSVTALSPAGFFGRFDRFQALGLLTLLRLTSQLPDRVLRAAARPALGRRLIGMALYAHPERHDAAATYGDALALKRCTGFAAVAREGVHYAFRGAVGVPTTVAWGTKDRILPYRQSARARQRLPHADHVPLRGAGHVPMADCPDEIVAIIDATVGRAREVAAA; from the coding sequence GTGGTGCACTCACCGCTGGTCCACACGCGACGCGGCACCGGGGACACCGTGGTGCTGATCCACGGCATCGGTCACCGGCGCCAGGCCTGGGGGCCGGTCTTCGACCGTCTCAGCGAGCGTTACGACGTGATCGCCGTCGACCTCGCCGGCTTCGGGGAGTCGGCGCCCTTCCCGCCGGGCGTCCCGTACACGATGGACGTGGCGTGCCAGCACCTCGCCGAGCAGTTCGCCGAGTGGGGGCTGGACCGCCCCCACGTGGTCGGCAACTCCCTGGGCGGCGCCATCGCCCTCGAGCTCGCCTCGCGCCACCTCGTCTCGTCGGTCACGGCGCTCAGCCCGGCCGGCTTCTTCGGCCGCTTCGACCGGTTCCAGGCGTTGGGCCTCCTCACCCTCCTCCGCCTCACCAGCCAGCTGCCCGACCGCGTCCTCCGCGCCGCCGCGCGCCCGGCGCTCGGTCGCCGACTCATCGGCATGGCGCTCTACGCCCACCCCGAGCGGCACGACGCCGCGGCGACGTACGGCGACGCCCTCGCCCTCAAGCGCTGCACCGGGTTCGCCGCCGTCGCCCGCGAGGGTGTGCACTACGCGTTCCGTGGTGCGGTGGGCGTGCCGACGACCGTCGCGTGGGGCACCAAGGACCGGATCCTGCCCTACCGGCAGTCCGCACGGGCGCGCCAGCGCCTCCCCCACGCCGACCACGTCCCGCTGCGCGGCGCCGGCCACGTGCCCATGGCCGACTGCCCCGACGAGATCGTCGCCATCATCGACGCCACCGTCGGTCGCGCGCGCGAGGTCGCCGCGGCCTGA
- the rlmC gene encoding 23S rRNA (uracil(747)-C(5))-methyltransferase RlmC produces MSTPRVLDCYHHARGECRSCTWLPRPYDDQLAEKERACRALLAPWPGIRWEPTVEGGLGGFRNKAKLAVGGTSDAPTLGILDPAGRGIDLRDCALHDPRLVAAAGPLADLVVRARVTPYDVVRRRGELKHVLVTVAPDGGLLVRFVLRSEEAVTRIRKHLPWLLTRLPEARVVSVNLQPDPKAVLEGPREIVLTEQESLRVQVHDLALHLLPQSFFQTNTAVAAALYRQVADWVDEVGPASVWDLYCGVGGFALHVAAPGRRVVGVEVSAAAVESAWRSAADHGLSADFVAGDAVTWVADAVTAGEPVADLVVVNPPRRGIGPRLAGLLEQSRARHVVYSSCNALTLARDLEAMPSLRPVRGRVLDMFPHTAHYEVVVLLERASRPR; encoded by the coding sequence GTGTCGACCCCACGCGTCCTCGACTGCTACCACCACGCGCGCGGCGAGTGCCGGTCCTGCACGTGGCTGCCGCGGCCCTACGACGACCAGCTGGCGGAGAAGGAACGGGCCTGCCGAGCGCTGCTCGCCCCGTGGCCCGGTATCCGGTGGGAGCCGACGGTGGAGGGCGGCCTGGGCGGGTTCCGCAACAAGGCCAAGCTCGCGGTGGGCGGCACCTCGGACGCGCCGACCCTGGGCATCCTCGACCCGGCCGGTCGGGGCATCGACCTGCGGGACTGCGCGTTGCACGATCCGCGCCTGGTCGCCGCGGCCGGCCCGTTGGCGGACCTGGTGGTGCGGGCCCGGGTCACGCCGTACGACGTCGTGCGACGCCGCGGGGAGCTGAAGCACGTGCTCGTGACGGTCGCCCCGGACGGTGGTCTCCTCGTGCGGTTCGTGCTGCGCTCGGAGGAGGCGGTCACCCGGATCCGCAAGCACCTGCCCTGGCTGTTGACGCGGCTGCCCGAGGCCCGCGTCGTCTCCGTCAACCTGCAGCCCGACCCGAAGGCCGTGCTCGAGGGGCCGCGCGAGATCGTGCTCACCGAGCAGGAGTCCCTGCGCGTACAGGTCCACGACCTCGCCCTGCACCTGCTGCCGCAGAGCTTCTTCCAGACCAACACCGCGGTCGCCGCAGCGCTCTACCGGCAGGTCGCGGACTGGGTGGACGAGGTCGGCCCGGCGTCGGTCTGGGACCTCTACTGCGGGGTGGGCGGGTTCGCGCTCCACGTCGCCGCTCCCGGACGCCGGGTGGTCGGCGTCGAGGTGAGCGCGGCGGCCGTCGAGAGCGCGTGGCGCAGCGCGGCCGACCACGGGCTCTCCGCGGACTTCGTCGCCGGCGATGCGGTGACCTGGGTCGCGGACGCGGTGACGGCGGGGGAGCCGGTCGCGGACCTCGTGGTCGTCAACCCGCCGCGGCGGGGCATCGGACCTCGCCTGGCAGGCCTGCTGGAGCAGTCACGGGCCCGCCACGTCGTCTACTCCAGCTGCAACGCCCTCACCCTGGCGCGCGACCTCGAGGCGATGCCGTCGCTGCGTCCCGTGCGCGGACGCGTGCTCGACATGTTCCCCCACACCGCCCACTACGAGGTCGTCGTGCTCCTCGAGCGCGCGTCCCGCCCGCGCTGA
- a CDS encoding sigma-70 family RNA polymerase sigma factor has product MAPIPLPQQDELITSHVALVGHIVRETMNRVPAHVSRDDLTSAGLTALVQAAQSFDEDRGVPFARYAARRVRGAILDELRSVDWASRSVRRRARDLEETRSRLAATLGRPATADEVASAVGLTASEIESNDDDIARAQVLSLQGAAGATLEETLVSATATPEEALEHTEQLQYLVAAVAELPHRQRVVVEGYFFAERPMAEIAVELGVSESRISQIRAEALVQLRDAMNHALAPELVQPAARPGGCAARRRDQYVAAVMARHATGASRGDDRRVLAFPQVASTPRRAVATSAGLAG; this is encoded by the coding sequence ATGGCTCCGATCCCCCTCCCTCAGCAGGACGAGCTGATCACCTCCCACGTGGCGCTCGTCGGACACATCGTCCGCGAGACGATGAACCGTGTCCCCGCCCACGTCAGCCGAGACGACCTCACCTCGGCCGGCCTCACCGCCCTCGTCCAGGCGGCCCAGTCCTTCGACGAGGACCGCGGCGTGCCCTTCGCCCGGTACGCCGCGCGCCGGGTCCGGGGCGCCATCCTCGACGAGCTCCGGAGCGTCGACTGGGCCTCCCGGTCGGTCCGCCGACGGGCGCGTGACCTCGAGGAGACCCGGAGCCGCCTCGCTGCGACGCTCGGTCGCCCGGCCACCGCTGACGAGGTCGCGTCGGCCGTCGGCCTCACGGCCTCCGAGATCGAGTCCAACGACGACGACATCGCGCGTGCCCAGGTGCTCTCCCTCCAGGGCGCCGCCGGCGCGACGCTCGAGGAGACGCTGGTCAGCGCGACTGCGACGCCCGAGGAGGCGCTCGAGCACACGGAGCAGCTGCAGTACCTCGTCGCCGCCGTCGCCGAGCTGCCCCACCGCCAGCGCGTCGTGGTGGAGGGCTACTTCTTCGCCGAGCGCCCGATGGCCGAGATCGCCGTCGAGCTCGGTGTCAGCGAGTCCCGCATCTCCCAGATCCGGGCTGAGGCGCTCGTGCAGCTCCGCGACGCCATGAACCACGCCCTGGCCCCCGAGCTCGTGCAGCCCGCCGCCCGCCCGGGCGGGTGCGCAGCGCGCCGACGGGACCAGTACGTCGCAGCCGTCATGGCCCGGCACGCCACTGGCGCCAGCCGCGGCGACGACCGCCGCGTGCTCGCCTTCCCCCAGGTGGCCAGCACTCCGCGGCGCGCCGTCGCGACCTCCGCGGGCCTCGCCGGCTGA
- the flgN gene encoding flagellar export chaperone FlgN has protein sequence MDQLIEEVAVDRLSLVLWRERELLDTLLYRVELEQLVLTSGNARWLARATQDVAAALATLGETELLRAVVADEAAAALGLAPHPSLRALAAHSDEPWATILAEHRDALVALTGTIAERADASRDLIAAGHRAARDALLAATAGGRASVEVDAGGDRQASASPDTARFVDLQVREAAFGSALGVSARVVRASLADFLR, from the coding sequence GTGGACCAGCTGATCGAGGAGGTCGCGGTGGACAGGCTGTCGCTCGTCCTCTGGCGCGAGCGCGAGCTGCTCGACACGCTGCTCTACCGGGTGGAGCTCGAGCAGCTGGTGCTGACCAGCGGCAACGCTCGCTGGCTGGCGCGCGCGACGCAGGACGTCGCGGCCGCGCTCGCCACCCTCGGTGAGACCGAGCTGTTGCGGGCCGTCGTGGCCGACGAGGCGGCTGCGGCCCTCGGGCTCGCGCCCCACCCCTCGCTGCGGGCGCTCGCAGCGCACAGCGACGAACCGTGGGCCACCATCCTCGCGGAGCACCGCGACGCCCTGGTGGCTCTCACGGGCACGATCGCCGAGCGTGCCGACGCCAGCCGCGACCTCATCGCCGCCGGTCACCGGGCGGCCCGGGACGCATTGCTGGCGGCGACGGCGGGCGGCAGGGCGTCGGTGGAGGTCGACGCGGGTGGCGACCGGCAGGCCTCGGCGTCGCCGGACACCGCGCGATTCGTCGACCTGCAGGTGCGGGAGGCGGCCTTCGGTTCGGCCCTCGGGGTGTCGGCACGGGTCGTCCGCGCGAGCCTCGCCGACTTCCTGCGGTGA
- a CDS encoding response regulator transcription factor, with protein MSSAVHVFLVDDHEVVRRGLRALLESDPDLVVVGEAGTVAEGLDGIRETGPDVAVLDARLPDGSGIELCREIKSLRPEIRALILTSYDDDVALQSAILAGADGYVLKEIGGSSLISGVRAVADGHSLIDPMVAIRAMERMRENAQRGVEADPSSLTPQQQRILALVGQGLTNREIADELFLSEKTVKNHITHLLARLGVKRRTQAALLAAQMRLDADQA; from the coding sequence ATGAGCTCCGCCGTTCACGTGTTCCTGGTCGACGATCACGAGGTCGTACGTCGGGGGTTGCGCGCACTGCTGGAGTCGGACCCCGACCTGGTCGTGGTCGGGGAGGCCGGCACGGTGGCCGAGGGGCTCGACGGCATCCGCGAGACCGGCCCGGACGTCGCGGTGCTCGACGCCCGCCTGCCCGACGGCTCCGGCATCGAGCTGTGCCGGGAGATCAAGTCGCTGCGGCCGGAGATCCGCGCGCTCATCCTCACGAGCTACGACGACGACGTGGCGTTGCAGAGCGCGATCCTGGCCGGCGCGGACGGCTACGTGCTCAAGGAGATCGGCGGGAGCTCGCTCATCTCGGGCGTGCGGGCCGTGGCCGACGGCCACTCCCTCATCGACCCCATGGTGGCGATCCGCGCGATGGAGCGGATGCGGGAGAACGCGCAGCGCGGTGTCGAGGCCGACCCGTCGTCGCTCACGCCGCAGCAGCAGCGCATCCTGGCCCTGGTCGGCCAGGGGCTGACGAACCGCGAGATCGCCGACGAGCTCTTCCTGTCGGAGAAGACCGTGAAGAACCACATCACGCACCTCCTCGCCCGCCTCGGCGTCAAGCGCCGCACCCAGGCGGCCCTGCTCGCCGCGCAGATGAGGCTCGACGCCGACCAGGCGTGA